Proteins found in one Micromonospora sp. WMMD1082 genomic segment:
- a CDS encoding GNAT family N-acetyltransferase: MLDRRLHLHLARWLGQWPAGPGLHVVGSGRRARPAWDGRLRPAVAVTAGASTVLSVAPDRVAAVRELARQPGRLPAALPAAVGHPGWAVHDDVFRWSLLPAPLPDVGEWVPSVSAGLPSWLRLFDRSVLVVRDDRGRYLAGVGIKRHDRHGHELAVGTVPAARGRGLARRLVAQAARRVLDDGAVPTYLHDRRNVASARVAEAAGFPDRGWRSYGVYPS, encoded by the coding sequence ACCGTCGACTCCACCTGCACCTGGCGCGCTGGCTGGGGCAGTGGCCGGCCGGCCCCGGCCTGCATGTGGTCGGATCCGGGCGGCGAGCCCGCCCCGCCTGGGACGGCCGGCTGCGCCCCGCCGTCGCCGTCACCGCCGGCGCGAGCACCGTACTCTCCGTGGCGCCGGATCGGGTCGCGGCCGTACGCGAACTGGCGCGGCAACCGGGTCGCCTGCCAGCCGCGTTGCCGGCGGCGGTCGGCCACCCCGGCTGGGCGGTCCACGACGATGTGTTCCGGTGGAGCCTCCTGCCGGCGCCCCTGCCGGACGTCGGCGAGTGGGTGCCGTCCGTTAGCGCCGGGCTGCCCTCCTGGCTGCGCCTGTTCGACCGGTCGGTGCTCGTCGTCCGGGACGATCGGGGCCGCTACCTGGCCGGTGTGGGGATCAAGCGGCACGACCGGCACGGGCACGAGCTGGCGGTGGGCACGGTGCCCGCCGCGCGGGGGAGAGGGCTGGCCCGGCGGCTGGTGGCCCAGGCCGCCCGCCGGGTGCTCGACGACGGCGCCGTGCCCACCTACCTGCACGACCGGCGCAACGTGGCCTCGGCGCGGGTGGCGGAGGCGGCCGGCTTCCCGGACCGGGGCTGGCGGTCCTACGGCGTCTACCCCAGCTGA